From Puntigrus tetrazona isolate hp1 chromosome 8, ASM1883169v1, whole genome shotgun sequence, the proteins below share one genomic window:
- the LOC122350661 gene encoding uncharacterized protein LOC122350661 — MGSSDVWEDDTDLSGLWLVETNESTAEDFDLWNQDERWELKNWNIPEPIITVYRQQEDGEVVFVLCKFTSVPGRTYRRQSFKLSVESELNYTMETFRNPSLDSSEMRVYMITVSPPASFTCVHEVDFYVDVRNVSSQAYNYSVSVSDLHGGGVSLLYVCFSSFIAVGLFILIAAVIVTNIRSKTKDTDSTAVTNNDYTEV, encoded by the exons ATgg GTTCGTCTGATGTGTGGGAAGATGATACAG ATTTGTCTGGTTTGTGGCTTGTGGAAACGAATGAATCAACAGCAG AGGATTTCGATTTGTGGAACCAAGATGAGCGTTGGGAGTTAAAAAACTGGA aTATCCCAGAGCCCATCATCACAGTGTACAGACAGCAGGAGGACGGGGAGgttgtgtttgtgctgtgcaaGTTCACCTCAGTGCCTGGAAGGACATACAGAAGACAGTCTTTTAAGCTGTCTGTGGAGAGTGAACTAAACTACACCATGGAAACATTCAGAAACCCTTCTTTAGATTCTTCAGAGATGCGTGTGTATATGATCACCGTGAGTCCACCTGCTTCCTTCACCTGTGTGCATGAGGTCGATTTTTATGTAGATGTCAGGAACGTGAGCAGCCAGGCCTACAATTACAGTGTTTCAG TCTCGGATCTTCACGGAGGAGGAGTATCTTTGTTATACGTCTGCTTTTCTTCCTTCATTGCTGTTGGTCTCTTCATCTTGATTGCAGCAGTGATTGTGACCAACATCAGGAGCAAAACTAAAG ACACCGACTCCACAGCAGTTACAAACAATGACTACACAGAAGTGTAA